Part of the Passer domesticus isolate bPasDom1 chromosome 8, bPasDom1.hap1, whole genome shotgun sequence genome is shown below.
aaatgcctaAGAAACACAAGCCATGAAAACCACTTGTTTTTATTGAAATGCATAAGAAACAAGCCTCCTGAAATTCTTTATGCTGCAAAAGAAAAGTAGATATTCATGGAAAAATGCTCAGAGTAGTACTCCAGtaatttatgaaaaatattataCCACCAGAAAAATAGTGAGGAAAAGTCCCAATGAAGAAAcggacaaataggaaaaaaatcatcaagaTTGTCAAGAGTTACATTCTGAAGgttctgagcagaaaaaaagatattttattgattctgaaaagatacagtCATTATTTTCCTCAGGGTacccttgagctcctggttcctcaggctgtagatgagggggttcagggctggaggcaccaccgagtacagaagAGAGACtgacagatccagggatggggaggagatggaggggggcttcaggtagGCAAATGTACCAGTGCTGataaacagagagaccacagccaggtgagggaagcaggtggaaaaggctttgtgccgtccctgctcagaggggatcctcagcacagccctgaagatctgcacataggagaaaactatgaacacaaaacaaccagaTGTTACACAGATGGAAAACACAatgagcccaagttccctgaggCTGGAATTTGAGCAGGAGAGCCTGAGgatctgtgggatttcacagaagaactggcccagggcattgccatggcacagaggcagggaaaatgtattggctgtgtgcagcagtgaatagagaaaggcactggcccaggcagctgctgccatgtgggcacaagctctgctgcccaggagggtcccgtagtgcaggggtttgcagatggacacgtagcggtcgtagcacatgatggtcaggagcgcaagctctgctgagatgaagaacataaagaaaaagagctgagcaacacatcctgtgtaggagatgttcctggtgtcccagagggaattgtgcatggctttggggacagtggtgcagatggagcccaggtcgctgagggccaggttgagcaggaagaagaacatgggcgtgtgcaggtggtggccgcaggctacggcgctgatgatgaggccgttgcccaggagggcagccagggagatgcccagcaagaggcagaagtgcaggagctgcagctgccacgtgtctgccaatgccagcaggaggaagtggctgatggagctgctgttggacatttgctgggactgcacatggggacctgttcatggagaaaggacagtgacaagtCAGAAGAGGCTGCTTGGAGCCAAACCTGGGCCATTCCCTGCAAACTATCCCGCTGGGACTCACACAcccttgttcctgctctgggaaaaccttcccccagctccctgcctcagctccagctgtgctggctgagtgtgccaggagcagccaggactgtgcatggggacacccaggagagcagctcagagcttggaAGGGCACAGTAAGGAGATCCCCAGCTGTGGCCatgatgggatctcagggagggggctcagctcattcccctttcccatggactgctttgcccacagccccacaggtcccagggaagcttggacagcccattcccatggacagccctgcctggcaggaatgccaagggcagtgcctgactcagctgctgcaaatgccagagcctccctgagagcagcagataacagtgacaatatcagggcagtgcagaaacaagagaagatgctgtggtgctgtgcctgagagggcagggctgagACAGGTGGGCACTCAGGACAGTGTTcccgtgcccagctgtgcccggcacctcccacacaccaacagtgccctcctgccccagcactgctctcttcagccccctctccttgcctgagcatctccctgggcctggacattccctcctgagaggagccttgtccctgccagcgctcacagagcccatcccaccctgtgtgccctggccccggccctacagaaacctgcctgtgtgcagggccctggctggggcaggctgtgtgtgcaggtgggcaagggcagctcaggagagccctgctgggccctgcagaggtgatgctgctcctgtccagggccgaggagtggctgagggccctttgggaggctcccagcagagacACTGACCACCCCAAGTTACAGTTCTGGTgtctctgtaaatgttcaaacattcctttgatgatcctgtgtgtccctttcaactcagaatgttctgtgattctgggattacAATTCCTGTTCTGCCACTCTCATCCCTCTGTTTTCTCtaataaaaagagaagaaaactctTGCAAAGTTGTTAGAACCGTAAAGTAAAAAAACAGACATTTATTGGAAGCTTCCAGGTATCCAAGTGGGAATTGGGCACAACTGATTTCAACAATTCATTAAGGTGGATTAATTAGGATATTTGACAGGAACCTCCAATAGGAGATCCTGTTTCCCCACTTACACACAGTTGCTCAACTCATAGGAGTTGGTCCAAGGGCTTCTTTGCCATCATTTTGGTATGACTGCTCACATTCTGgtgaaaaaacaaaatgttcttCTAGTAGGGCCTCTTTCTGATAATAAGACTATACAGTATCAGGAATGTATTTATACAGTCAACTTATTGTTCTAAAATATGAGATGGGTTAGGAAATGTACCAGAGTTAATTAGGGATTATAGTTAAAGAAGTATGTAATACTTGTTTAATAGACTTAATAAGAGTTCAATAGAGTTATGTAAGcattataattttaaaactatatAATAGTAATTTTCAGAGCTATGAATACATGAAAATGTATCAAAAgtaaaaaatctttttgtcaTTACCCCAACTTTCCCATCCTTCTccaagcaggaaaaggaaagttCCTGATCTTTCCAGCAATGCCAGGCTTACCTTTTTTGGGAAGTGTcctccagagctgtgcccaggctggcgtggagctgggagcagccctgccccacccagcccctctcagcagcagcacctgccctgctcagggtggctccttccccccacagcttctccccagtgctgggagcagctccctgggctggctgagagctgtccctggcaggcagcagagtccctgccccagcacagtgccctgggctgcaggagcctgctctgcaggacagccctgggcacccctggctgcacccgcggctgctcagccctgcagcagagcctggcaacaggagctgccctgggctgtgcctcggctagggcagcagggaaagccagccctgccctgggaccacatccctgccctggagcagctctgagagtCCCCCTGAAAGCTCCTAAAAGCTGTGGGAtgtgccagctccaggagatccctgcaggaactgcagcttctcttcccACAGCCAGAGAATGACTGTTTCAAACCTGGGATGATTTCTGCTCTAGTGAGCCCTgagtgagctctgctctgtgctcccagcccaggctgagtttaacccctctgtgctgtgctcaggctggctgcaggcagtgccccagccctgctgggctgtgcacaggagctgctcatcaagagaaatgtgcttttgaagctcttcttgcttaccaggagctgcctctgtgccaggagcccagaccagctcagcagcacagacacagcacaaggactttaatgatcctctggggctttgtgctcaggccctgaacatcagtccctgagaggcagctgaagaaacctctccagaactccaagtcagaatccaactccaaactttcttggacttttaatgggtcccactgagggacacgactcagaaagtgtccccaggccccaggcagagcagagaactggaggcagtgatgacaggtggggacaaagagaagccaagtcttggtggcctggggcacagcagcagggtctgtgccagcaagggctgggaggagacaccttgtcctgaggccctggggcctcctggcacagccccagccaggctgggcactgtcagccccttgtcctgccctcagcatccccccctagcccacatcccagtggcctcaaggatctgctggaaggagtccctggggagccttgctcagcaatggccctgggggctcctgaatgctcccagggactgcaggtttttcaaaggactttgggtttgcCTTTTGCCTTGACTTTTTGAgaagtttgtgcaatcatggcctccaattatctgctgcaattagtccctggagaggctttgtcagtaacaacactcagaggggctcattaatgcttcaaggtacttcagttattttaaggtacttggtgtttcccttttgatactga
Proteins encoded:
- the LOC135305587 gene encoding olfactory receptor 14C36-like, whose protein sequence is MSNSSSISHFLLLALADTWQLQLLHFCLLLGISLAALLGNGLIISAVACGHHLHTPMFFFLLNLALSDLGSICTTVPKAMHNSLWDTRNISYTGCVAQLFFFMFFISAELALLTIMCYDRYVSICKPLHYGTLLGSRACAHMAAAAWASAFLYSLLHTANTFSLPLCHGNALGQFFCEIPQILRLSCSNSSLRELGLIVFSICVTSGCFVFIVFSYVQIFRAVLRIPSEQGRHKAFSTCFPHLAVVSLFISTGTFAYLKPPSISSPSLDLSVSLLYSVVPPALNPLIYSLRNQELKGTLRKIMTVSFQNQ